ACGGAGGTTAAACAATTCTTCTTTAAGGCTAACCACCTTTTCATCCATTTCGGCAGCGCTCAGAGCACGGATTTCTTTAACCTTCATTTTATTCACCACCTAATTCCTGACCTCTAACAACAAACTTCGTTTTAATCGGCAGTTTATGGCTTGCAAGACGCATAGCTTCGCGAGCTACTTCTTCGCTTACACCGCCCATTTCAAAAAGTACGCGGCCCGGTTTAGCAACGGCTACCCAGTATTCGGGAGCGCCTTTACCGGAACCCATACGAGTGCCAGCCGGTTTAGCCGTAATCGGCTTATCCGGGAAAATTTTAATCCAAACTTTACCGCCACGTTTGATATAACGAGTCATAGCAATACGGGCAGCTTCGATCTGACGGTTTGTAATCCAAGACGGTTCTGCTGCTACCAAACCGAAATCGCCGTGAGCGACTTTATTGCCGCGCTGAGCCTGACCTTTCATGCGGCCGCGGAACTGTTTACGATATTTAACACGTTTTGGAATTAACATTATGCTTCACTCCCTTCGTGTTTTTTCTGCGGAGCTTTTTTAGCTTCCGGCAGGATTTCACCTTTGTAAATCCAGCATTTTACGCCGATGCAGCCGTATGTCGTATGAGCTTCGGCAAAGCCGTAGTCGATATCGGCACGGAGCGTATGCAGAGGAATGGAGCCGTCGCGAACGCTTTCGCTGCGAGCGATTTCAGCGCCGCCTAAACGGCCGGAGCACATAATTTTAACGCCTTTAGCGCCCATGCGCATCGTACGGCCTACGCACTGTTTCATAGCGCGGCGGAAGCCGATACGGCGTTCGAGCTGGCTGGCTACGTTTTCAGCAACGAGGGTTGCGTCCATTTCAGCCTGTTTGATTTCGGCGATGTTAACGTCGACAGTTTTCGTCGTGAAAGCTTTCAGCGCTTTCTTAATATCTTCAATGCCTGCGCCGCCGCGGCCGATAACCATGCCCGGTTTAGCAGTATGGATAATCAATTTGATACGTTTTGCAGAACGTTCGATTTCAATACGAGAAACGCCTGCGATGAACAACTGTTTCTTTAAGAATTCACGGATTTTTACGTCTTCATTCAGAAGTGTTGCATAATCCTTTTCAGCATACCATTTCGCATCCCAGGGTTTTACAACGCCAACACGAAATCCATGGGCATTAACTTTTTGACCCACTACGTTTCCCTCCTTATGCTCTTTCTTTTACGACAACAGTCAAATGACTGGAATGTTTCAAAATCTT
This region of Megasphaera stantonii genomic DNA includes:
- the rplP gene encoding 50S ribosomal protein L16; the protein is MLIPKRVKYRKQFRGRMKGQAQRGNKVAHGDFGLVAAEPSWITNRQIEAARIAMTRYIKRGGKVWIKIFPDKPITAKPAGTRMGSGKGAPEYWVAVAKPGRVLFEMGGVSEEVAREAMRLASHKLPIKTKFVVRGQELGGE
- the rpsC gene encoding 30S ribosomal protein S3, translating into MGQKVNAHGFRVGVVKPWDAKWYAEKDYATLLNEDVKIREFLKKQLFIAGVSRIEIERSAKRIKLIIHTAKPGMVIGRGGAGIEDIKKALKAFTTKTVDVNIAEIKQAEMDATLVAENVASQLERRIGFRRAMKQCVGRTMRMGAKGVKIMCSGRLGGAEIARSESVRDGSIPLHTLRADIDYGFAEAHTTYGCIGVKCWIYKGEILPEAKKAPQKKHEGSEA